A DNA window from Pseudorasbora parva isolate DD20220531a chromosome 5, ASM2467924v1, whole genome shotgun sequence contains the following coding sequences:
- the cnmd gene encoding leukocyte cell-derived chemotaxin 1 isoform X2, with translation MEEPSEKVPVEAYSSLKPGGFLRLRRTAFVVFIAGAVLLLFGGIGAFYLWKVTEKEVIYSRNIDIKMTEDYSEAYGGKVVEVQDLKAGITAVKIPGREKCYIRSQVRPEQPEEEDSVAVKSDVAPLVWIASEEPVKDNSFLSPEMLQFCGDLPIFWHHPANYLMASRKRRSVARVRRQTTGGLNRQQTRRRNSTSSVRQNERPTTPEINPENPYHNQEGSEREMVFDPMLDHRGICCTECQRSYTHCERVCEPLEGYWPWPYNYHGCRQVCRVIMPCRWWAARVMGLV, from the exons ATGGAGGAACCATCAGAAAAAGTTCCTGTTGAG GCTTACAGTAGCTTGAAGCCCGGAGGATTTCTGCGTCTCAGAAGGACGGCGTTCGTCGTCTTCATCGCCGGGGCCGTGCTGCTGCTTTTCGGAGGCATTGGAGCCTTTTACCTGTGGAAAGTCACAGAAAAAGAA GTGATCTACAGCAGGAACATCGATATAAAGATGACAGAAGATTACTCCGAAGCTTATGGCGGGAAAGTTGTGGAAGTTCAGGACTTAAAAGCA GGAATTACAGCAGTCAAGATTCCTGGAAGAGAGAAGTGTTACATCAGATCCCAGGTCAGACCTGAGCAGCCTGAG GAGGAAGACAGTGTGGCAGTAAAATCTGATGTGGCGCCTCTGGTTTGGATTGCATCTGAAGAACCGGTGAAGGACAACAGTTTTCTGAGCCCTGAGATGCTGCAATTCTGTGGAGATCTTCCCATTTTTTGGCATCATCCTGCAAACTACTTAATGG CATCAAGGAAGAGGAGAAGTGTGGCGCGAGTGAGACGGCAGACTACGGGTGGATTAAACCGGCAACAGACGAGACGTCGAAACTCCACGAGTTCAGTCCGACAGAACGAACGGCCAACGACGCCCGAGATTAACCCTGAGAACCCTTATCAC AATCAGGAGGGTTCGGAAAGGGAAATGGTTTTCGATCCCATGTTGGACCACCGTGGGATTTGCTGTACCGAATGCCAACGCAGTTATACCCattgtgagcgtgtgtgtgagccacttgAGGGATATTGGCCCTGGCCCTACAACTACCACGGATGCCGGCAGGTCTGCAGGGTCATCATGCCATGCCGCTGGTGGGCGGCTCGTGTGATGGGTCTCGTGTGA
- the cnmd gene encoding leukocyte cell-derived chemotaxin 1 isoform X1, whose product MEEPSEKVPVEAYSSLKPGGFLRLRRTAFVVFIAGAVLLLFGGIGAFYLWKVTEKEVIYSRNIDIKMTEDYSEAYGGKVVEVQDLKAGITAVKIPGREKCYIRSQVRPEQPEEEDSVAVKSDVAPLVWIASEEPVKDNSFLSPEMLQFCGDLPIFWHHPANYLMASRKRRSVARVRRQTTGGLNRQQTRRRNSTSSVRQNERPTTPEINPENPYHQNQEGSEREMVFDPMLDHRGICCTECQRSYTHCERVCEPLEGYWPWPYNYHGCRQVCRVIMPCRWWAARVMGLV is encoded by the exons ATGGAGGAACCATCAGAAAAAGTTCCTGTTGAG GCTTACAGTAGCTTGAAGCCCGGAGGATTTCTGCGTCTCAGAAGGACGGCGTTCGTCGTCTTCATCGCCGGGGCCGTGCTGCTGCTTTTCGGAGGCATTGGAGCCTTTTACCTGTGGAAAGTCACAGAAAAAGAA GTGATCTACAGCAGGAACATCGATATAAAGATGACAGAAGATTACTCCGAAGCTTATGGCGGGAAAGTTGTGGAAGTTCAGGACTTAAAAGCA GGAATTACAGCAGTCAAGATTCCTGGAAGAGAGAAGTGTTACATCAGATCCCAGGTCAGACCTGAGCAGCCTGAG GAGGAAGACAGTGTGGCAGTAAAATCTGATGTGGCGCCTCTGGTTTGGATTGCATCTGAAGAACCGGTGAAGGACAACAGTTTTCTGAGCCCTGAGATGCTGCAATTCTGTGGAGATCTTCCCATTTTTTGGCATCATCCTGCAAACTACTTAATGG CATCAAGGAAGAGGAGAAGTGTGGCGCGAGTGAGACGGCAGACTACGGGTGGATTAAACCGGCAACAGACGAGACGTCGAAACTCCACGAGTTCAGTCCGACAGAACGAACGGCCAACGACGCCCGAGATTAACCCTGAGAACCCTTATCAC CAGAATCAGGAGGGTTCGGAAAGGGAAATGGTTTTCGATCCCATGTTGGACCACCGTGGGATTTGCTGTACCGAATGCCAACGCAGTTATACCCattgtgagcgtgtgtgtgagccacttgAGGGATATTGGCCCTGGCCCTACAACTACCACGGATGCCGGCAGGTCTGCAGGGTCATCATGCCATGCCGCTGGTGGGCGGCTCGTGTGATGGGTCTCGTGTGA